The stretch of DNA TGATTATCTCCAAGATAAATACCAGAATGAGAAACTTTCCCACCACCTGTTGTATTAAAGAAGACAAGATCTCCAGGAATTAAATCTTCTTTATTAACTGCTGTACCACCAGCATATTGATCAGAGGAAATTCTTGGAAGTGAGACGTCGAATTTATCGTAAACAAATTTTAAAAATCCGGAGCAATCAAATCCACTCGTACTGTTTCCACCATATACGTATGGAATCCCGATTAATGTTTTACTATAATCAATCATTTCTTCATTTATATTTGCAGCGCTCGCTTTTTCAACTCCGAAAAAAGTTGGTAATAATAAAGCGGCTGTTATGACTACTTTCGCTATTCTTTTCATCTTATCCTCCTGAAAATTAGAAAAATGTCATAATTTATCGTTTATACGTTTATTTTACATTATTTTCAGGTAATTTTTCATTTCAATTCTATTAAATTATACGGTGTTATATTACATTAATGTTACAAATGGCCTAATTCACTAGATTTTAGATAGTCTTCCACCCCAAAAGTCATGAGATTTTCGGAGGGGAAGGAATTCAGCATCTTTGCCGATTAATTCAAGAAACAATTCGCTTCCACTATAGTATCCTCACACCCGTATAACGCCCATATGTAGAATATCTAAATGGAATGCCGGGCTTTTTACAGTTTGCTACATGTAAACATCATTCATCACACGAGTATTCTTCAATGCAACTTCATTTATTGCTTTAGCCCTGTCGATTCTATTGAAGGCAGATGATAAGATAGATCAGCAATTAAGTAGAAAGGGCAATGAAAAAACACCTATCATTTCGGTCTAATATCTCTGTATATGCTGTTGCACATTATCATCCGACTACAACATAAAAAAAGCCAACAGTAACTGCTGACTTCACCAATTTTTATTATACTAAAGCCCCCGGTAGTTCAAAAAGACTAAACTCTAATGGTCAAAGTATAATAAACAAAATTTAACTTCTTACCATTCATTTCGAATTCTTCACTACTAGTAGCTACTCTCTCAAATCCATTTTTCTCTAAAACTTTTTGAGATGCAATGTTATTAGTGGTTGTTTTCGCTTTAATCTGTACTATGTCATTGTCAGGAATTGTTTCTAATAACAATTTTAATGCTATATTTGCAAAACCTTTTCCAGTATGTACTTGCCCCACTCTATAACCGAGATGGCCGATTTTTTGAGATTTATCAATATCTACTAGATTTATTCTTCCCAGAATTGAATGATCTTTATCTTTAATTAAATAGAAATAAGAAATTCCTTGAGCTTGTTCTTCCAGTAAGTCTTCATATCTTTTTTTAAAAATCTCAGGATTATAGTAGTCGTCTCCACGGGTCGGTACCATTTCTTCGAAAAAAGTTCTGTTTTCGAGTTCGAAAATATACAAATTTTCCGCATCTGTGGCTTGTAGTTTTTCAATATATACTTCCATGCGCAATAGCCACCATCCAATAACTGCATTTACTCAATGGTACCATAATCACCCAGTTAATGGAGTCTCGTATTTATTATGACTTTCCGTCTTTGTAACCAATCACCGCCACCAACATTATACTTGCCGCCGTGCCATGACTTTTTCTCTATAACGGAAAAAACCTTCTTAATAGATTTTTAAGAAGGTTTAGGAGAAGTCAGGCCAATTTTTTTGGTATTGGTCTCCTTTTATTTTTCCAAGTGTTTTATATCGGAAAGGCATTAAATCACTTGCTTCTTTATCAATAAATTCCAGAGCTAGTTGTAAAGGAATAAGATGAAATTGATCCTCTGCTTCTGAAATAAAGAATGCATCCTTAATTTTTCCACTCTTCTTCGTATCAATTAATAAAAAAGCAGGATAATAACTGCCATCATTAGCTTCGAGAATCGCCTTTGCCGTAACAAACCCTTTCGGCTCTTGCTCAATATCATCATTTGCTGTTTTATCTAAAGTTTTTTGAGCCCAGCCTTGCCTCTTATAACCCCCAATAATTTTGGGAGGCTCTTTTTCAAACTGTTTCTTAATTTGATCATATTTAGAACTTGATGACATTCTTTTCCCTCCAACGAAAAGGGTCTATAAAGATTTATCCTACAAAAAAGGAACTAAAATAGGACTGCATGTATTAGCGTATCATATCATAAATGACAAATCAAACCAATGCCTAAAACATTTTTTAGTATTAGAAAAACTTGGCGAATGCCTTAGTTTTACTTACGCGATCTTATTAGCAGATATTTAATTGAAAAAGCATTTTACTTTAGTACGTTAATAAACTTAAACTTTCCTTTTAGCTTAGAAAAGCTTTGCGCTCACCAAGTCCTTCCGGTGAATGCCTTAGCTTAATTAAGGCGATCTTTTTTAAAAGAAGCTTAATCAAAACTTCACTTGCACTATAATAACATAAATTTCATTAGCTAACATGCTTGTCTTATTTCTGTAATACGTTTGTATGGGAAAATTAACATTCCGATTTCATTGGCTGATAATTACATAAATTCGGCTGTTATTTACTTAAGTTTGGCTAATTAAAGCTAGAAAAGGATTTCAATAAAAAAGGGTCTGTAATCCCTCGATGATCTAAAAACCGAAGGCAATATTTGCTTACGATTTTTTATCATTGAGGCATTAGACCCTTTTACTTTGAGACAATTATTTGTATACTGCTTGAATTTGATCAATATAAATGACGCCGCTGTTTTTATTGGAGTCATTTGTTTCCATATAGCGGACTGGGACGTCGATTCTTAATGGTGTTTTCAGTCCTTGAGGCAGGCTTGCTTCAACGTACTTCCAACCGGTCCAATCAAGATTCTTCGTGAAATCAAGCTGAATGTCCTGATTATTTCCATCCTTCAGCTGCATTCTTAACCAATGCCCTTTGCCATCTCCGTAAACCCACATGCCGATTTTCTTCGGAGAGCCTTTTATTGCAAGTGGATTAACGGTATCAATATAAGCACCAGATGTTCCTGTTGTACCAGTGAAATCATAGCTGAGCTTGATTGAATGCTTTCCTGTTTTACTAATTGCAGGGTCATGTTCAATTTTTACACTCTTATATCTTGCACCTGAAGCTTTGTAATTTGTAATGCCGCTTTCAAATCCTTCAAGTAGGATCGGCTCAGGTGTGCCAACTGTAACATTTATTTTTGCAGATACTTTTCCGTGCGAAACTGTAATGACGCCTGTTCCATTCGCTGCACCTGCTTTAAATTCACCTTTATTGTTAATCGTTCCAATATTCGGCGTGACACTCCATTTGAATAAAGAAGGATCCGTAATAATTGTCTTTCCTTTATAAATTCCTTTTGGCAGAATTTTATAAACGTTATTTTTCTCAACGATAATATCCTTTTCATCTACTTGAATACTATCTAGAGAATTGATAATACTAAGCTTAACCTTGCTGCTAAGATTTCCAGCTGAAACCGCTACCTCGCTGTTACTTAATGCTGTTGAAACCGTATAGCTGCCGTCTGCATTTTTCTTTAAGGCCGGTGAACTAAACGTAATAGGCTGTGTAACTGGCACTGCATTATAGAACATGTCCATACCTTTTACGGTAATGCCTAAATCCTTATATGTAGCTCCAGCAAAAAGCGTAATTTCTGCAGGCTTCACAACAAGCTGTTGAAGAGGACCTTTCATCCATTGACTAATAAATAATAATGAATTTGCTACGGCACGTTCCTTACCATCAGATGGCTTATTAATGACAGAAACCTTGTCATCCCCATTATCTCTTGTAACCATCGTCGAAGATCCGCCGCCATCAAACGTAAAGGCATTAATAGCACCAAGATCCTTCATAACAGAAGCCATTTCAGGTAATGTTAGCCCTACGCTATGACTGCTTTGACGTCCATCAACAACAGCAGTGACAACGCTGCCATCCGCTTTAATTCCAATCGCAGATCTTGGATGAACACCAGGAACGTCCTGATTAACGATAGAGCCATTTTTCACAAGATGATAACGCCCGCTGATTGCTTCCACGACTTGATTCCATTCGCTTTGGGCAAATTCCGCTTTAACCTCTACTTTGTCGCCTTCCTGAATCGTATGTAAAAAATCGCTGGCAAAATTATGTCCTGATAAGACAAATTCACCACTATTTAATGATTCATTCCCTACATTGCTTGCAACCTTTACAACAGTACCTGTTAAGACACTATGTCCGTTCAACTGACCAGAATCGATTTTGACAACAACCTCTGTGCCAAGCTCATTTGTTCTTGTTGAGCTAGCAAATTCTGGCGTATAAAGAACAAGATGATTAGCTGAACGAGTGCGGTTGACGGTATCAATTTTATATGGTTCTTGTCCGTTCACTTGGACCGATAATTTTAATTCAGGACTTCCGATGAGAGGCTTCCCATCCTTTGTAACACCAAATACAGCTAATTGATCCAAAGGAGTTTGACTTGTTGTGAGAATATTTCCTTTTTGAATCATCAAATCAATGGGATGGCCATTTTTATCAAAATAATCTCCATTGATACCAGCCACAACATGCTTGTCCCCAGTCTGTGCACCATTTGCTTGATTCTTAACTGTTTCAAAGCCGAATAATTGATCATTTGCTAATGCTGTTTCTAAGCTGATCTTTTCTGTTTTTCCATCATATTCAACGGTAAAAATTTTCTGCTTTCCTCGATTGCTATCAACTGAAAGCTGAGTTTCCGTAACACCAGGGGCCAATTTCTTCGATTGCTGCTGAGTTACTTTCCCGATCGATAAATTGCCGATTGGCTTCGTTGTGCCGCCACCGCCGCCATAGGCAGCTTCTAGTTCAGCAAGTTTTTTCTTAGAAGGTGTTCGATAATCGACATAACCTTCCATTTTCGTAATATAATAGCCGCCGCCAAGTCCGTACTGACCGCCATATAGATTGTCATAACGATAGACTCGATATTGCTCACCAG from Cytobacillus dafuensis encodes:
- a CDS encoding GNAT family N-acetyltransferase, coding for MEVYIEKLQATDAENLYIFELENRTFFEEMVPTRGDDYYNPEIFKKRYEDLLEEQAQGISYFYLIKDKDHSILGRINLVDIDKSQKIGHLGYRVGQVHTGKGFANIALKLLLETIPDNDIVQIKAKTTTNNIASQKVLEKNGFERVATSSEEFEMNGKKLNFVYYTLTIRV
- a CDS encoding phosphodiester glycosidase family protein produces the protein MSKKWFINVVVIAALIFGLYSPAQAQASEPKVYWDGLLMVKGQVGKIKVIKPINLWKREGNKLVFERVLKPGEQYRVYRYDNLYGGQYGLGGGYYITKMEGYVDYRTPSKKKLAELEAAYGGGGGTTKPIGNLSIGKVTQQQSKKLAPGVTETQLSVDSNRGKQKIFTVEYDGKTEKISLETALANDQLFGFETVKNQANGAQTGDKHVVAGINGDYFDKNGHPIDLMIQKGNILTTSQTPLDQLAVFGVTKDGKPLIGSPELKLSVQVNGQEPYKIDTVNRTRSANHLVLYTPEFASSTRTNELGTEVVVKIDSGQLNGHSVLTGTVVKVASNVGNESLNSGEFVLSGHNFASDFLHTIQEGDKVEVKAEFAQSEWNQVVEAISGRYHLVKNGSIVNQDVPGVHPRSAIGIKADGSVVTAVVDGRQSSHSVGLTLPEMASVMKDLGAINAFTFDGGGSSTMVTRDNGDDKVSVINKPSDGKERAVANSLLFISQWMKGPLQQLVVKPAEITLFAGATYKDLGITVKGMDMFYNAVPVTQPITFSSPALKKNADGSYTVSTALSNSEVAVSAGNLSSKVKLSIINSLDSIQVDEKDIIVEKNNVYKILPKGIYKGKTIITDPSLFKWSVTPNIGTINNKGEFKAGAANGTGVITVSHGKVSAKINVTVGTPEPILLEGFESGITNYKASGARYKSVKIEHDPAISKTGKHSIKLSYDFTGTTGTSGAYIDTVNPLAIKGSPKKIGMWVYGDGKGHWLRMQLKDGNNQDIQLDFTKNLDWTGWKYVEASLPQGLKTPLRIDVPVRYMETNDSNKNSGVIYIDQIQAVYK